AATCACAGCTGCTGGGCTTTAGCTCTTACGCCCAGTATGCACTAGAGACACGTGATGCAAGTCATGAAGATGATGTCATCACATTCTTAAATGAATTGGCGGACGCTGCCTTGCCTCAAGCCAAAAATGAACTGACTGAACTTAAAGCATTCGCACTTAAAACAGATGATATAGAAGACTTAGCAGGATATGATGTAGGCTATTATTCAGAAAAACTGAAAAAAGAAAAGTTTGACTTTGATGATACAATGACCAAACCTTACTTTGAACAAGAGAAGGTTTTGCAGGGATTATTGTACATTGTTTCAGAACTTTTTGGTGTAACATTTGAACCTGCAGACATACCGACCTGGCACACATGTGTAAAACCTTTTGACATCTTTGAAGATGGAAAACTCTCCGGACGTATCTACTTTGATCTTGAAGCACGTAAAGAAAAACGCGGGGGGGCATGGATGAATGACTGGGAGACACACTATGTGGACAGCAAAGGAGAAACACACCTTCCTTCAGCTTTCATCGTGTGTAATTTTTCACCTACAACCCAAAATATACCTTCTTTACTTAGACATGATGATGTGGTGACACTCTTTCATGAAATGGGACATGCTATCCATCACCTATTTGGAAAATGTAAAGAGCGTTCAGTCTCAGGTATTAACGGTGTGGCATGGGATGTTGTGGAGTTCCCTTCACAGTTTTTAGAGAACTTTGCATATGAAGCAGCGATACTCAAACGTTTTGGTTTTCATTATGAAACTGGTGAGCCTATCTCAGATGAGCTGATGGCAAAAATAAAAGAGACCAAAAACTTTCAAGCAGCCCTTGGTATCTTGCGTCAAGTGGAATTTTCTTTGTTTGATTTTGTTCTGCATCAAGACCTTTATCAAGGTGAAGAAGTACAGACATTACTAGATGGTATTAGAGAAAAAACTTCTTTACTCAAGCCACCGAGTTATAACAAATTTCAACATGGATTTTCACATATCTTTGCAGGTGGTTATGCAGCAGGGTACTATAGTTATAAATGGGCTGAAGTACTCAGTGCGGATGCTTTTTTCTCTTGTTTGGATAATGAATCTGGATTTAACAAGGAACGTGCAAAAGGTTATAAAGAGTATATTCTTGCAAGCGGTGGTGCGATAGAGATGTCTGAACTCTATGAAGAGTGGCTTGGACGAAAAGCAGATGTGCAAAGTCTGATAAAACTCTATGAAATTGCATAAGGAGTGACAATGAAAGAGTACAGTTCTCTTTTTCTTACTATCATAGCTATCTTTCTTTTACTGGCAGCAGGGGCATACTTTAGCGCTACGTTTGAAGAACAGAGAACCTTTCTTGAACTCTTTTTCATTGCAGGTTCACTTCTTTTTATCTTTTCCGTTCTTGTGATCTTCTCAGCAATTGGATTCAAATCATTTGCACTTTTTTTAACACTCTTTGCAAGTATTGTATTGGTCATATTTGGGATAGAAGGTACACTGCTTGTGGTTGGGATGACCTACATTTTTTGGGGTGCGATCTTTGCGATGGAAGTACTGCTTTTTTACAACGGCGTGGTCAGTGCCCAAAAATGGTTTGAAGAACGGTATACCTTTAAAAGCTTTAGAAATGAATACTATGCTTTCTATCCAATGATGTTCATGCTTTATATACTACTTGAATGGATTCCCCATTTCTTCTATAGAGAAAGGCTGTTAAAGTTCTCACCTCATAGAGTGTTAGAGGTCATGAAAGAGCTTTTAAGACCGGAATAAAGCAAGAGTCAGCCAACCAACCGGCTCGCTATCTCTTCTTTAATTACTCAAACATTTACCACGATAACCCCACTTCACAATCATTCCCTTCTTATTTGTTTCTAAAAAGAGTTTACATGTTGAAGTAACTGTCTGGTAGTTATAGCCTACTACTCCGTACCCGTAATAACCATAACCAATAATAGGACCTGAGGGTATAGTATCGACCCTTGATCGTTCATAGACATAGACTTTATTCTGATTCGGCAATGAAAATGTGGAATCCGGATAACCTATCTTCGCAATCAAAGCATTGATATCCTTCCCTACCCATCCATCATACTTTTGTACAAACTTCTCATGTGTTGCACAACCACTCACCACTATCATACTTAATCCAATCACTATCAAGGAAAGAAGCTTTTTCATAGTAATACTCCTAAGTTGTATTTCTTAAATTATACTACACTTATGTGTATCAAATGTAAAATGGGATGAATAAGGAAAAATGAATAAAAAAGAAAATAAAAAGCGGGAGCAGAGAACTATTTCTAGTTCTCTGTTTTATCAGCGATCAAAGACGCAATACGCTCTGGCTGTTTTTTACCTTCGATAATAAAACGAAGTGCATTCAGACGGATAAAGCCTTCTGCATCTGCTTGGTTATATACTTCATCCTCTTCAAATGTCGAGTGCGCTTCTGAATAGAGTGACTCAGTTGAACTTCTACCTACTACGATCACATTACCTTTGTAAAGCTTGAGTTTTACTTCACCGTTTACTCTCTCTTGAGTTGTATCGATTGCTGCTTGCATCATCTTACGCTCTGGTGACCACCAGTAGCCATTATAGATCAGTTTTGCATATTTTGGCATAAGCTCATCTTTAAGGTGTGCTTCTTCTCTATCCAGTGTGATAGATTCGATTGCTCTGTGTGCTTTAAGCATGATCGTACCACCTGGAGTCTCATAACATCCACGTGCTTTCATACCTACATAACGGTTCTCTACGATATCGATACGTCCGATACCATGCTTATTACCATAATCATTAAGTGTTTTAAGGAGTGTAGCCGGGCTCATCTCTTCACCGTTGATTGCTACGGGGTCACCTTTTTTATAAGTGATCGTGATATACTCTGCCTCATCCGGAGCCTCTTCAGGAGAGTTTGTCCACAGCCACATATCATCTTCAGGCTCAGCTGCAGGATTTTCAAGGTGAAGCCCTTCATATGAGATATGAAGCAAGTTTGCATCCATAGAGTATGGACTTGCTTTAGGATTACCATGCTCATCCACGTGTTTTTTAGAGATCTCGATACCATTTTCTTTTGCATAAGCAAGAAGCTTCTCACGTGAATTAAGATCCCACTCTCTCCATGGTGCGATCACAGCGATATCCGGGTTAAGGCTTAGATAACCAAGCTCAAAACGTACCTGGTCATTCCCTTTACCGGTTGCACCGTGAGATACAGCATCCGCACCTGTCTGGTTAGCGATCTCGATCTGTTTTTTTGCAATAAGCGGTCTAGCGATCGATGTACCAAGAAGGTACTCACCTTCATAGATTGCATTTGCTCTGAACATCGGGAATACAAAATCTTTTACAAACTCTTCACGAAGGTCAAGAATGAAAATGTTTTCCGGTTTGATACCAAGTGCAATTGCTTTTTGACGAGCAGGCTCTACTTCCTCACCTTGTCCAAGGTCAGCAGTAAATGTCACTACTTCACAGTTATACTCATCTTGAAGCCACTTAAGGATAATACTCGTATCCAGTCCACCACTATATGCCAAAACAGCTTTTTTTATCTCTCTTTTTGCCATTGCTAGCCTTTTCTTATGTAATCGTTATAAATTTGACATGATTTTAACATAATCTTGGTTATGGCTGAGTGTCAGATTTATA
This is a stretch of genomic DNA from Sulfurovum zhangzhouensis. It encodes these proteins:
- a CDS encoding M3 family metallopeptidase; translation: MFQEFKLDNLEHFSKDLEALLNRQRKEIKSITDSNAVDYADVLKPLQDLDEELSLFFTPLSHLNSVMNSEETQKAYEASLPLLSKFSSEMAQNIALFKKIEAIKADSKEAKKVLEHEVRGFILSGVNLPEDKKKRLEEISLKLSELSNQFSQNLLDATNAYELIIEDEKDVEGMPQSDIDAAKEEIDGKTVYKFTLQFPSYVAYMTYGPNREYRKELSKAYATRAPENEEVIDQILALKYEKSQLLGFSSYAQYALETRDASHEDDVITFLNELADAALPQAKNELTELKAFALKTDDIEDLAGYDVGYYSEKLKKEKFDFDDTMTKPYFEQEKVLQGLLYIVSELFGVTFEPADIPTWHTCVKPFDIFEDGKLSGRIYFDLEARKEKRGGAWMNDWETHYVDSKGETHLPSAFIVCNFSPTTQNIPSLLRHDDVVTLFHEMGHAIHHLFGKCKERSVSGINGVAWDVVEFPSQFLENFAYEAAILKRFGFHYETGEPISDELMAKIKETKNFQAALGILRQVEFSLFDFVLHQDLYQGEEVQTLLDGIREKTSLLKPPSYNKFQHGFSHIFAGGYAAGYYSYKWAEVLSADAFFSCLDNESGFNKERAKGYKEYILASGGAIEMSELYEEWLGRKADVQSLIKLYEIA
- a CDS encoding argininosuccinate synthase codes for the protein MAKREIKKAVLAYSGGLDTSIILKWLQDEYNCEVVTFTADLGQGEEVEPARQKAIALGIKPENIFILDLREEFVKDFVFPMFRANAIYEGEYLLGTSIARPLIAKKQIEIANQTGADAVSHGATGKGNDQVRFELGYLSLNPDIAVIAPWREWDLNSREKLLAYAKENGIEISKKHVDEHGNPKASPYSMDANLLHISYEGLHLENPAAEPEDDMWLWTNSPEEAPDEAEYITITYKKGDPVAINGEEMSPATLLKTLNDYGNKHGIGRIDIVENRYVGMKARGCYETPGGTIMLKAHRAIESITLDREEAHLKDELMPKYAKLIYNGYWWSPERKMMQAAIDTTQERVNGEVKLKLYKGNVIVVGRSSTESLYSEAHSTFEEDEVYNQADAEGFIRLNALRFIIEGKKQPERIASLIADKTEN